CAGTCAGACAATCACGCAGGACGAATCCTTGCCCGCTGCCCAAGCTATGTTATATGGCGTAGGTCTCAAAGACGAAGACTTTGATAAAGCACAGGTAGGCATCGTGAGTACCGGTTACGAGGGAAATACTTGTAACATGCACCTCAATGGTTTTGCCAAAGATGTAAAATCTTCGGTCAATGCTAATGACCTGGTCGGACTGATATTCCATACTATTGGTGTGAGTGATGGTATGTCCATGGGTACTAAAGGTATGTCATATTCTTTACCCTCCCGCGATATTATTGCCGACTCTATAGAAACTGTGGTACGTGCTCAGTGGTATGATGCTGTTGTACCTATTGTGGGCTGCGATAAGAACATGCCTGGTGCTATGATGGCACTCTCACGCCTTAATCGCCCCGCCATTTTGGTATATGGCGGTACCATTAGCCCTGGCCATTACAAAGGTGAAGACCTTAACATAGTTTCTGCTTTTGAAGCTTATGGTAAAAAAATTACCGAACAGATAACACCTGAAGATTTTAAAGAGATTGTAAAACACTCCTGCCCTACTGCTGGTGCTTGTGGGGGTATGTATACAGCCAATACCATTGCTTCCGCAATTGAGGCTATGGGAATGAGCTTACCTTATAGTTCTTCAAATCCTGCCACCAGTTCAGCAAAAAAAGAAGAACTTAAACTGGTAGGCCCAGCAATTTACAATCTGTTAAAAGAAGATATTAAGCCAAGAGATATTATCACCAGAAAGTCTCTTGAAAACGCAATTACCCTGGTTATGGCTTTAGGTGGGTCAACCAATGCTGTACTTCACCTGATTGCGATCGCTAAAGCTGCTGAAATTCCTCTAACTCTACAGGACATACAGAAGATCAGTGATAAAACGCCATTTATTGCTGACCTGAAACCCAGTGGAAAATATTTGATGGAAGACTTACACAACGTTGGTGGAATTCCTGCAGTACTTAAGTTGTTACTACACGAAGGTTACCTGCACGAAGACTGTCTCACTATTACAGGTAAGTCCATCAAAGAGAACCTGGATAAAACGAAAGGACTGGAAGAAGGGCAAAAAATCATTTACCCCATGTCTTCTCCGCTAAAAGAGAGCGGTCACCTACAGATGTTATATGGAAACCTGGCCACTGAAGGCTCTGTAGCCAAAATTACGGGTAAAGAAGGGCTTCGTTTTGAAGGTACAGCTAAAGTATTTGATGGCGAAGATACTGCTAACCAGGCAATAACCAACCGTGAAATAAAAGAGGGAGATGTAGTGGTCATTCGCTACGAAGGTCCTAAGGGGGGGCCGGGCATGCGCGAAATGCTTAAGCCTACCTCTGCCATTATGGGAGCCGGACTAGGTAAAAGTGTAGCCCTTATTACAGATGGCCGTTTTTCTGGAGGAACTCATGGCTTTGTAGTAGGTCATATTACACCTGAAGCCTATGAAGGTGGAGCTATAGGCTTATTACAAGATGGTGACAAAATCACTATTGATGCAGCCAATAATGAACTCAGCGTTGACCTGAGTGACGAAGAGCTAGAAAACAGACGCAAAGCCTGGATAAAACCAGAACCTAAAGTAAAAAGCGGAACGCTTTATAAGTATATGAAAAATGTGTCGTCTGCATCTGAAGGATGTGTGACTGACCAGTTTTAATCAATTTATTGACGAATTTATAAACCAGTAACTATGTCAATAGCCACCGAAAACGCACAGAAAATCGCTGTTAAGGGAAATACTCCCAAACATGATAAGACGAACAAGATAGTCAGCGGCTCAGAGGCCCTGATACTATCCCTGATTGAAGAAGGCGTGGATACAATATTTGGCTACCCTGGTGGAGCAATTATGCCCATCTATGATGCCCTTTATCATTACCGCCACGTCCTTAACCACACACTTGTGCGTCATGAGCAGGGAGCCACCCATGCTGCGGAAGGCTACGCACAAATGGCTGGTAAGCCCGGTGTATGCTTTGCCACCTCCGGGCCCGGAGCTACGAACCTCATCACTGGTATTGCAGATGCAATGCTGGATTCAGTACCTATCGTTTGTATTACTGGTCAGGTGCCTGAAAAGTTCTTAGGTACAGACGCTTTTCAGGAAACTGACGTAATGAGTCTGGCCATGCCCATTACTAAATGGTGCTATCAGGTAGCTGATGCCGATGAAATTCCATACATCGTCGCGAAAGCGTTTTACATTGCTCGTTCTGGTCGTCCTGGTCCCGTGCTGATAGATATTACTAAATGTGCTCAGTTTAACCAGCTAAAAAAACCATTCAAGTACGAAAAACGCCGCCAGATTAAGGGCTATAAACCAGCATGCAAGCCTAGAGAAAAGGATATAAGCAAGGCTGCCGAGCTTTTGAACAATGCTAAACGTCCATTCCTTTTTGTAGGGCATGGGGTGTTGCTCTCCAAAGCAGAAAAAGACCTGCTTGCATTTATTGAGAAAACGGATATTCCTGTAGCCAGCACATTGCTAGGGCTTTCTGCCTTCCCTACGGATCATCCTAACTATGTGGGTATGCTGGGTATGCATGGTAATTATGCGCCCAACAAACTGACGAACAAAGCTGATGTCATCATATCTGTTGGAATGCGCTTTGACGATAGAGTAACCGGAAACCTGGATACTTACGCCAAGCAGGCCAAAATTATTCATGTAGATATTGATCATGCTGAAATGGGTAAAAATGTTACCCCAACCGTACCTCTGATCGCAGATGCCAAAGAAGCTCTTCAGGCATTACTTCCTGTAGTGAATGAGAACAAGCACGAAAGCTGGCATCTGGAGTTTAAAAAACTACATGACGAAGAATATGAGAAAGTAATTAAAAAAGACTTTCAGGCTGAAGGCGAACATATCAAAATGGCTGAAGTAATTCGTCGCTTAAGTGAGAAAACCGATGGTGAGGCTGTAATTGTAGCTGACGTAGGACAGCACCAGATGTCTGCTGCACGTTATTCTAAATTCAGGAGAACTGACAGTTGGCTCACTTCCGGTGGTCTGGGCACTATGGGCTACGCCCTACCTTCTGCCTTTGGTGCTAAAATGGGTGCTCCTGACCGTGAAGTTGTCGCCGTAATTGGTGATGGATGTTTTCAGATGACAATTCAGGAGTTAGGCACTATCGCCCAGAGTGGGCTGCCGGTCAAAATAATTGTACTCAATAACAACTTTCTGGGTATGGTAAGGCAGTGGCAGCAGCTTTTCTTTGACAACCGATACTCCTTTGTAGAACTGTCAAACCCAGATTTTATCACTATCGCCAAGGGTTTTGGCATTAACGGGCAGCGTTGTACGCATACCGATGACCTGGATGCATCTCTGGATACTCTACTTAACTCCAAAGAAGCTTACTTACTGGAAATTGTAGTAGAGAAAGAAACCAACGTATTTCCGATGGTACCTTCAGGCATGGGCGTAGACGATATTCGTCTGGAGTAAGCTTAAGTCTTGCACATTAATTTTTTAAGATAATTTAAGAGAGTTGCAGGTATTATCTGCTATGCCTGCAACTGTCACTCACGAGCTAGAAATAACCTATTAACGTATGAAAAGGCGTTACACCATCATTGTATTCACCGAAAATAACTTTGGTTTACTAAACCGAATTACTATTATCTTCTCACGCAGAAGAATAAACATAGAAAGCCTTACCGTTTCTGAAACAGAGCGAAAAGGCGTGTCCCGCTTTACCATAGTCATAGATTATGATGAAACAAAAATACAGAAGCTGATCCAGCAGATCAGAAAGATCATTGGTGTACTCGTCGTATTCCATAACGAAGATGATCAGGTATTTTTCGGACAGATTGCCTACTTCAAAGTGATAACCAGCTCTTTTGAGGAGCGCGAGAAAGTAATGGAAATAGCCCACCGGCACCAGGCAAAGATTGCCTTCTCTGCCGGAGACTATGTCGTAATTGAGAAAACCGGCAAAGAAGAAGACATTTCCACCACCTTACACCTACTTGAGCCTCATGGTGTGGTAGAATACTGTAAGTCAGGTAGAATAGCGATTGTAAAGGATCAGCATCGTTTTAGCAAATACGCAAAAAATATGGACCCCGAAGGTTGGTATTCTGATGAAGAATTTCATGAGCTACCCCTAAACGGCAAACACTAAATTTAATCATTCAATACAACCAAAATCAAATTACAAAATGGCAAAAATCAATTTCGGTGGCGTAGAAGAGGAAGTAGTAACCAGAGAAGAATTTCCTCTGGAAAAGGCTAGAGAAGTACTCAAAGACGAAACCATCGCGGTACTTGGATATGGAGTTCAGGGACCTGGCCAGGCACTTAACCTTAAAGATAATGGCTTCAACGTAATCGTTGGGCAAAGAAAAGACTCTAAAACCTGGGACAAAGCAGTTGCAGACGGCTGGGTACCTGGTGAAACTCTTTTTGAACTAGACGAAGCTTGCGAGAAAGGTACTATACTACAGTACTTGCTTTCTGATGCCGGACAGATTGCTCTTTGGCCTAAAGTGAAGTCTTACCTTAAGCCCGGTAAAACCTTATACTTCTCTCACGGATTTGGCGTAACTTATAAAGACCAGACCGGAATTGAGCCCCCTGCCGATGTAGACGTTATTTTGGTAGCGCCTAAAGGTTCTGGTACCAGCTTAAGAAGGCTATTCCTGGCAGGTAAAGGTCTGAACTCAAGCTTTGCAATCCATCAGGATGCTACTGGAAAAGCTCGTGAAAAGGTGATTGCCCTAGGTATTGGCGTAGGCTCAGGTTACCTGTTTGAAACTGACTTTAAAAAAGAAGTATACAGTGACCTTACCGGAGAAAGAGGAAGCTTAATGGGCGCTATTCAGGGTCTGTTTGCTGCCCAGTACGACCTACTAAGAAAAAGAGGACACTCTCCTTCTGAAGCGTTTAACGAAACCGTAGAAGAAGCTACTGAGTCACTTTACCCTCTTATCGCTGAAAACGGTATGGACTGGATGTATGCTAACTGCTCTACCACAGCACAAAGAGGTGCTCTTGACTGGTGGAAAAAATTTAGAGATGCCGTAGCTCCTGTTTTTGAAGACCTATACGATAGTGTAGCAAGCGGAAATGAAGCTAAAATAACAATTGAAGCTAACTCTAAAGCAGATTACCGTCCTAAACTTGAAAAAGAGCTGGATGAGCTAAGAGAATCAGAAATGTGGAAAGCTGGCGCTCAGGTGAGAAAGCTTCGTCCGAAAGAATAACTCTATGAAAGATACTATCACATCCGGTAAAAAAATGATACCGGTAGAGAATATTATCAATGCAGCACAAAGAATAAAAGGGGTAGCTTATCATACCCCTTTTATGCATAATATTAACCTTAGTGATCAGTATGAGGCTAATATTTTTCTTAAAAGAGAAGACCTTCAGGTAGTAAGGTCCTATAAATTGCGTGGGGCATATAATAAAATTAGCAGCCTGCAACCCTCGAAACTTACTAATGGTGTAGTATGTGCAAGTGCAGGTAATCATGCCCAGGGTGTAGCCTATGCCTGTAACAAGCTGGGGATCAAAGGATATATCTACATGCCTAACCCTACACCCAAACAAAAGGTAAAGCAGGTGCAAATGTTTGGCAAAGAGCATGTCCATATTGAGCTGGTTGGCGACACTTTTGACGATGCCTATGCTAAAGCTATGGCCTTTTGCCAGGAGCAGGAAGCTCAGTTTATACCTCCTTTTGATGATGAAAAAATTATTGAAGGTCAGGGTACTGTGGGTTACGAGATTCTTCAGGATACTGACGCTCCCATAGATTACCTTTTTGTACCTATTGGCGGTGGCGGACTCTCTGCCGGTGTAGGTAGTTATTTTAAACAAGTAAGCCCTCATACCAAAATCATTGGGCTTGAGCCTGCTGGGGCACCTGCCATGATCAAATCTCTGGAACAGGGAGAAGTTATTACACTGGATAAGATTGACAAGTTTGTAGATGGGGCAGCCGTTAAACGTGTAGGAGATTTAAACTACAATGTTTGTCAGCATGTATTAGATGATGCGGTTACTATTCCTGAGGGCAAAATTTGTGATACTATCCTCAAACTGTATAACGAAGAGGCTATTGTTGTAGAACCTGCCGGGGCCATGTCTATCGCCGCCCTTGATTTTTTTAAAGACGAAATAAAGGGTAAAAACGTATGCTGTGTAGTTAGTGGGGGTAACAACGATATTACCCGAATGGAGGAAATTAAAGAAAGGGCCCTACTCTACAATGGCCTTAAGCACTACTTTATCATTCGTTTTCCTCAACGTGCCGGGGCCCTCAAAGAATTTGTAGCAGAAGTATTGGGTCCTAATGATGATATCACCCACTTTGAGTATACAAAGAAAAACAACAGAGAAAGAGGTCCTGCCATGGTGGGTATAGAACTACAATCTGCCAACGACTATGAAGGCCTCATTAAAAGGCTGAACGCTCACCATATTGCATATCAGGTACTAAACGATAAATTTGATTTCTTTCACTTCCTGATATAAAAAAAGGCTTGTCAGTAAAATGACAAGCCTTTTTTTGTAATCTCAAACGAGCTTATTCGCCGGCAGAAGCGCTGGCATCACTTTTACTAGCTCTGATTGACTCTACAATCTCAGAGTATCTAGATCTTACTCTGGCATCAGAAGCAATAGCTTTCTTTACAGTGCTATAATCTTTTGCACCTAATACTCTTTTGATCAGGGTTTTATAAGCATCAGTAAACTCAGTTTTTCTGTCGCTTTCCATGCTTTGCACCTTCTCAATGAACTGCTTCTCAGAGTCGTTAGCAGGAGTTTCACCGCCAGCTAGCGCATTATAACGATTTTTAATAGCAGGATCCTGCTTCTCTACATAGTCAGTAATCTGAGCAGAAAGCTCAGTAGCAAAAAGTTGCTTGGTTTCTTCTACAATAGCAAATTTATAAAGCTGCTGATCAGATACCTCGTCCTGAGCCTGTACAGCAGATAGAGAAAAAACAGATACGAATAGTAGAGATAAAAATACTTTCATGATTGAAGTTTTCTGTGTCATTCTTTTAATCTTTTAATTAAAATAACAAATTAATAATAGTAAACAGAG
This window of the Porifericola rhodea genome carries:
- the ilvC gene encoding ketol-acid reductoisomerase — its product is MAKINFGGVEEEVVTREEFPLEKAREVLKDETIAVLGYGVQGPGQALNLKDNGFNVIVGQRKDSKTWDKAVADGWVPGETLFELDEACEKGTILQYLLSDAGQIALWPKVKSYLKPGKTLYFSHGFGVTYKDQTGIEPPADVDVILVAPKGSGTSLRRLFLAGKGLNSSFAIHQDATGKAREKVIALGIGVGSGYLFETDFKKEVYSDLTGERGSLMGAIQGLFAAQYDLLRKRGHSPSEAFNETVEEATESLYPLIAENGMDWMYANCSTTAQRGALDWWKKFRDAVAPVFEDLYDSVASGNEAKITIEANSKADYRPKLEKELDELRESEMWKAGAQVRKLRPKE
- the ilvD gene encoding dihydroxy-acid dehydratase; the encoded protein is MENKLNKYSQTITQDESLPAAQAMLYGVGLKDEDFDKAQVGIVSTGYEGNTCNMHLNGFAKDVKSSVNANDLVGLIFHTIGVSDGMSMGTKGMSYSLPSRDIIADSIETVVRAQWYDAVVPIVGCDKNMPGAMMALSRLNRPAILVYGGTISPGHYKGEDLNIVSAFEAYGKKITEQITPEDFKEIVKHSCPTAGACGGMYTANTIASAIEAMGMSLPYSSSNPATSSAKKEELKLVGPAIYNLLKEDIKPRDIITRKSLENAITLVMALGGSTNAVLHLIAIAKAAEIPLTLQDIQKISDKTPFIADLKPSGKYLMEDLHNVGGIPAVLKLLLHEGYLHEDCLTITGKSIKENLDKTKGLEEGQKIIYPMSSPLKESGHLQMLYGNLATEGSVAKITGKEGLRFEGTAKVFDGEDTANQAITNREIKEGDVVVIRYEGPKGGPGMREMLKPTSAIMGAGLGKSVALITDGRFSGGTHGFVVGHITPEAYEGGAIGLLQDGDKITIDAANNELSVDLSDEELENRRKAWIKPEPKVKSGTLYKYMKNVSSASEGCVTDQF
- the ilvN gene encoding acetolactate synthase small subunit — translated: MKRRYTIIVFTENNFGLLNRITIIFSRRRINIESLTVSETERKGVSRFTIVIDYDETKIQKLIQQIRKIIGVLVVFHNEDDQVFFGQIAYFKVITSSFEEREKVMEIAHRHQAKIAFSAGDYVVIEKTGKEEDISTTLHLLEPHGVVEYCKSGRIAIVKDQHRFSKYAKNMDPEGWYSDEEFHELPLNGKH
- the ilvA gene encoding threonine ammonia-lyase, with protein sequence MKDTITSGKKMIPVENIINAAQRIKGVAYHTPFMHNINLSDQYEANIFLKREDLQVVRSYKLRGAYNKISSLQPSKLTNGVVCASAGNHAQGVAYACNKLGIKGYIYMPNPTPKQKVKQVQMFGKEHVHIELVGDTFDDAYAKAMAFCQEQEAQFIPPFDDEKIIEGQGTVGYEILQDTDAPIDYLFVPIGGGGLSAGVGSYFKQVSPHTKIIGLEPAGAPAMIKSLEQGEVITLDKIDKFVDGAAVKRVGDLNYNVCQHVLDDAVTIPEGKICDTILKLYNEEAIVVEPAGAMSIAALDFFKDEIKGKNVCCVVSGGNNDITRMEEIKERALLYNGLKHYFIIRFPQRAGALKEFVAEVLGPNDDITHFEYTKKNNRERGPAMVGIELQSANDYEGLIKRLNAHHIAYQVLNDKFDFFHFLI
- the ilvB gene encoding biosynthetic-type acetolactate synthase large subunit — protein: MSIATENAQKIAVKGNTPKHDKTNKIVSGSEALILSLIEEGVDTIFGYPGGAIMPIYDALYHYRHVLNHTLVRHEQGATHAAEGYAQMAGKPGVCFATSGPGATNLITGIADAMLDSVPIVCITGQVPEKFLGTDAFQETDVMSLAMPITKWCYQVADADEIPYIVAKAFYIARSGRPGPVLIDITKCAQFNQLKKPFKYEKRRQIKGYKPACKPREKDISKAAELLNNAKRPFLFVGHGVLLSKAEKDLLAFIEKTDIPVASTLLGLSAFPTDHPNYVGMLGMHGNYAPNKLTNKADVIISVGMRFDDRVTGNLDTYAKQAKIIHVDIDHAEMGKNVTPTVPLIADAKEALQALLPVVNENKHESWHLEFKKLHDEEYEKVIKKDFQAEGEHIKMAEVIRRLSEKTDGEAVIVADVGQHQMSAARYSKFRRTDSWLTSGGLGTMGYALPSAFGAKMGAPDREVVAVIGDGCFQMTIQELGTIAQSGLPVKIIVLNNNFLGMVRQWQQLFFDNRYSFVELSNPDFITIAKGFGINGQRCTHTDDLDASLDTLLNSKEAYLLEIVVEKETNVFPMVPSGMGVDDIRLE